From a single Nostoc sp. MS1 genomic region:
- the ntrB gene encoding nitrate ABC transporter permease, with translation MTATLGNRVKIRKSQKAFNKLFWTKIVPPLVALAIFLVIWQLLCLNPNFKLPGPIETFSETFDPFIIHPFFDNGESDKGLGWQILSSLGRVGLGFSLAAIAGITLGILIGVNPLVYNAVDPIFQVLRTVPPLAWLPISLAAFQQANPSAIFVIFITSIWPILLNTTVGVQQIPQDYINVAKVLRLKGPKYFFKIVFPATVPYIFTGLRIGIGLSWLAIVAAEMLVGGVGIGSFIWDAYNTTTETNLSEIILALIYVGLVGLFLDRLVGFVASKVVADQK, from the coding sequence ATGACAGCTACTTTAGGAAATCGAGTTAAGATAAGAAAGTCTCAAAAAGCTTTTAATAAATTATTTTGGACAAAAATTGTACCACCTCTAGTAGCGTTAGCAATTTTTCTAGTTATTTGGCAATTACTTTGTTTAAACCCTAACTTTAAATTACCAGGGCCGATAGAAACTTTTTCAGAAACCTTTGACCCTTTTATTATTCATCCATTCTTCGATAATGGTGAAAGTGATAAAGGTTTGGGATGGCAAATCCTCAGTAGTTTGGGTAGGGTAGGTTTAGGTTTTTCCTTAGCTGCGATCGCAGGCATTACACTAGGTATTTTAATCGGTGTTAATCCATTAGTCTACAATGCTGTAGACCCCATTTTCCAAGTATTAAGGACTGTACCGCCTCTAGCTTGGCTACCTATTTCTTTAGCAGCATTTCAACAAGCTAACCCTTCAGCAATTTTCGTAATTTTCATTACTTCAATTTGGCCGATTCTCCTCAACACTACAGTCGGTGTACAACAAATTCCTCAAGACTACATTAATGTAGCCAAAGTTTTACGTCTCAAGGGGCCCAAATACTTCTTTAAAATTGTCTTTCCCGCCACTGTTCCTTATATTTTTACAGGCTTACGAATTGGGATTGGTCTGTCTTGGTTGGCAATTGTAGCTGCAGAAATGTTAGTTGGTGGTGTGGGCATTGGTTCGTTTATTTGGGATGCTTACAACACGACGACGGAAACTAATTTGAGTGAGATTATTTTGGCGCTTATTTATGTTGGTTTGGTTGGGTTGTTTCTGGATAGATTAGTTGGGTTTGTTGCTAGTAAGGTTGTTGCGGATCAGAAGTAG
- a CDS encoding NarK family nitrate/nitrite MFS transporter, with translation MLRQLFSIRDRYRILHQTWFAFFLTFVCWFNFAPFATTIGKELHLLPEQIKTLGICNLALTIPARLIIGMLLDKFGPRKTYSILLMFAAVPCLATAFSQDFNQLVISRLLMGIVGSGFVVGIRMVAEWFSPKEMGIAQGIYGGWGNFGAFGAEFALPMIAVATGFLAGGTSNWRLAIALTGIIAAIYGVIYYNSVQDTPPGKTYKRPKKNGALEVTSIKSFWAMLISNFGLIFALGLLAWRLAQKNIHFFTISQMYLVWFLLAGLFVYQTYKAYQVNKELLIGKRTYPASQRYQFGQVALLELTYVTNFGSELAVVSMLPAFFEKTFALEHVVAGMIAATYPFLNLVSRPSGGLISDKFGSRKWTMTIISAGIGVSYLTAHFINGNWPIPFAIAVTMFAAYFAQAGCGATYSIVPLIKKEVTGQIAGNVGAYGNFGGVVYLTIFSLTDAPTLFTTMGIAALICAFMCGFFLKEPQGSFAGTSESELANPSQNPAFLAED, from the coding sequence ATGCTGAGACAATTATTTTCCATCAGGGATCGCTACCGCATCTTACACCAGACTTGGTTTGCCTTCTTCCTTACCTTTGTCTGTTGGTTTAACTTTGCTCCCTTTGCAACTACTATCGGTAAAGAGTTACATCTATTACCTGAGCAAATTAAAACTTTAGGTATTTGCAACCTCGCACTCACAATTCCGGCGCGGCTGATTATCGGGATGCTACTAGATAAATTCGGCCCGCGCAAAACCTACTCTATCCTACTGATGTTTGCGGCGGTTCCTTGTTTAGCAACAGCCTTCTCCCAAGACTTTAATCAGTTAGTTATCAGTCGCCTGTTGATGGGGATTGTAGGTTCTGGGTTTGTTGTGGGTATCCGCATGGTGGCGGAATGGTTCTCCCCGAAAGAGATGGGAATTGCACAGGGGATTTATGGTGGTTGGGGTAATTTTGGTGCATTTGGTGCAGAATTTGCCCTACCAATGATTGCGGTGGCTACAGGCTTTTTAGCGGGTGGTACTTCTAATTGGCGTTTAGCGATCGCTCTTACTGGTATTATTGCCGCTATCTACGGCGTAATCTATTACAATAGCGTCCAAGATACACCCCCAGGCAAAACTTACAAAAGACCTAAGAAAAATGGTGCGTTGGAAGTCACCAGCATTAAAAGCTTCTGGGCAATGCTGATTTCCAATTTTGGTTTAATCTTTGCTTTGGGTTTATTAGCTTGGCGGTTAGCACAGAAAAATATTCACTTTTTCACAATTAGCCAGATGTATTTGGTCTGGTTTCTATTAGCTGGGTTGTTTGTTTATCAAACATATAAAGCTTATCAAGTCAATAAGGAATTACTTATTGGTAAACGAACTTACCCAGCATCCCAACGCTATCAATTCGGACAAGTTGCGTTGCTTGAGTTGACCTATGTAACTAACTTCGGTAGTGAATTGGCAGTAGTTTCCATGCTACCCGCCTTCTTTGAAAAAACCTTTGCTTTAGAACACGTAGTCGCTGGGATGATTGCGGCTACATATCCGTTTCTTAACTTAGTTTCTCGTCCTAGCGGTGGCTTGATTTCTGATAAATTTGGCTCTCGTAAATGGACGATGACAATCATTAGTGCTGGGATTGGTGTAAGTTATTTAACAGCACATTTTATTAATGGTAACTGGCCGATTCCTTTTGCGATCGCTGTAACTATGTTCGCCGCCTACTTTGCACAAGCTGGCTGTGGTGCAACTTATAGTATCGTTCCTTTAATTAAGAAAGAAGTCACCGGACAAATCGCCGGAAACGTTGGCGCTTACGGTAATTTTGGTGGCGTAGTTTATCTCACTATCTTCAGCCTCACCGATGCACCTACCCTATTCACAACAATGGGTATAGCTGCTTTAATTTGTGCATTTATGTGTGGCTTCTTCCTCAAAGAACCTCAAGGTTCTTTCGCTGGAACTTCCGAAAGTGAATTAGCAAATCCTTCTCAAAATCCTGCATTCTTAGCAGAGGACTAA
- a CDS encoding molybdopterin oxidoreductase family protein has protein sequence MSEFTKTLCPYCGVGCGLEVSPPAQANKATNRDSQGNPIWRVRGDKAHPSSQGMVCVKGATIAESLDKNRLHYPMVRESLDQEFRRVSWDEAFDLITKRIHTVRFNQGSEAICMYGSGQFQTEDYYLAQKLMKGCLGSNNFDANSRLCMSSAVSGYIQSFGADGPPCCYEDLELTDCAFLIGTNTAECHPIVFNRLEKYHRKNRKVKMIVVDPRRTPTAEAADLHLAINPGTDIDLLNGIAHLLMRWQMIDVGFIDDCTRDFSAYAEVIRHYSPEVVARQCGISIEDLETAARYWGESQRVLSMWSMGVNQSSEGTAKVRTIINLHLMTGQIGKPGAGPFSLTGQPNAMGGREAGGLAHLLPGYRLIKNPEHRAEIEQFWGLKPGQISPHPGLTAWDMITGLESGNVGVLWIAATNPAVSMPDLERTKKALLRSPFTIYQDAYYPTETAAYAHVLLPAAQWGEKTGIMTNSERRVTLCQAFRQPPRETKPDWEIFAEVGRRLGFADKFPFTNSAQVYAEFVQLTKGRPCDMSGISHEQLQAQGPTQWPHPEMGSRDNSKRLYTDLRFHTPDGRARFGAYYSKGLAEPPDPNYPFVLTTGRLYGHWHTQTRTGRIEKIRSMHPEPFIEIHPRDAAKLAIADHQVIEVRSRRGSAKFPAKVTKAIAPGTVFVPMHWGTLWADNAEANALTHPESCPDSLQPELKACAVQLIPISVEIPAQNYQLQSSQW, from the coding sequence ATGAGTGAATTTACCAAAACCCTATGTCCTTATTGTGGTGTCGGCTGTGGATTAGAAGTATCACCACCAGCCCAAGCCAACAAAGCCACTAATCGAGATAGTCAAGGAAATCCGATATGGCGAGTACGTGGCGATAAAGCCCACCCATCTAGTCAGGGTATGGTGTGCGTTAAAGGCGCAACGATCGCTGAATCTTTGGATAAAAATAGATTACATTACCCAATGGTGCGCGAGTCTTTGGATCAGGAGTTCCGCCGTGTCAGTTGGGATGAAGCTTTTGACCTCATCACCAAACGCATTCACACTGTGCGCTTCAACCAAGGGTCAGAAGCTATATGTATGTATGGTTCTGGTCAGTTTCAAACTGAAGATTACTACCTAGCCCAAAAATTAATGAAAGGTTGTTTGGGTAGTAACAACTTCGATGCTAACTCCCGCTTATGTATGTCCAGTGCGGTGTCTGGGTATATCCAAAGTTTTGGTGCTGACGGGCCTCCCTGCTGCTACGAAGACTTGGAGTTAACCGACTGTGCATTTTTAATTGGAACTAACACCGCCGAATGTCACCCCATCGTTTTTAACCGTCTGGAAAAGTATCACCGCAAAAACCGCAAGGTAAAAATGATTGTGGTCGATCCCCGACGCACACCCACCGCCGAAGCCGCCGATTTACATTTAGCAATAAATCCCGGTACAGATATCGACTTGTTAAATGGTATTGCCCATTTATTGATGCGCTGGCAGATGATAGATGTGGGTTTCATCGATGACTGTACCCGTGATTTTTCGGCTTACGCCGAGGTAATTCGCCACTATTCCCCAGAAGTTGTAGCCCGTCAATGTGGTATCAGCATTGAAGATTTGGAAACAGCCGCCCGTTATTGGGGAGAGTCGCAGCGTGTATTATCAATGTGGTCGATGGGTGTGAACCAATCGAGTGAAGGGACAGCTAAGGTAAGAACGATTATCAATCTGCACTTGATGACGGGACAAATCGGTAAACCAGGAGCGGGGCCTTTCTCCCTTACCGGACAACCCAACGCAATGGGAGGGCGGGAAGCTGGCGGTTTAGCCCATTTGTTACCCGGTTATCGGTTGATAAAAAATCCCGAACATCGTGCAGAGATAGAACAATTCTGGGGATTAAAGCCTGGGCAAATTTCGCCTCATCCTGGGTTAACAGCTTGGGATATGATTACAGGTTTGGAAAGTGGTAATGTGGGGGTATTGTGGATTGCAGCTACTAACCCAGCTGTAAGTATGCCAGATTTAGAACGGACGAAAAAAGCATTATTGCGATCGCCTTTCACAATCTACCAAGATGCTTACTATCCCACAGAAACGGCTGCTTATGCTCATGTGCTTCTCCCTGCGGCTCAGTGGGGAGAAAAAACTGGTATCATGACTAACTCAGAACGCCGCGTTACCTTGTGTCAAGCCTTCCGCCAACCACCACGAGAAACTAAACCAGATTGGGAAATTTTTGCGGAAGTTGGACGCAGATTAGGGTTCGCTGACAAGTTTCCTTTTACCAACTCAGCCCAAGTCTACGCCGAGTTTGTCCAACTAACCAAGGGTCGTCCTTGTGATATGTCTGGTATTAGTCACGAACAATTACAGGCGCAAGGCCCCACCCAATGGCCGCATCCAGAAATGGGGAGTAGGGACAACAGCAAAAGACTTTATACTGACTTACGCTTTCACACGCCTGATGGTCGGGCTAGATTTGGGGCGTATTATTCTAAAGGCTTGGCGGAACCACCAGATCCTAATTATCCCTTTGTCTTAACAACTGGACGTTTATACGGACATTGGCATACACAAACGCGCACGGGTCGGATTGAAAAAATTCGCTCGATGCACCCCGAACCATTTATAGAAATTCATCCTCGTGATGCAGCGAAGTTAGCAATTGCTGATCACCAAGTGATAGAAGTGCGATCGCGTCGTGGTAGCGCCAAGTTTCCTGCTAAAGTGACAAAGGCGATCGCACCCGGTACAGTTTTTGTCCCCATGCACTGGGGTACACTTTGGGCAGACAATGCCGAAGCTAACGCCCTCACTCATCCTGAATCTTGCCCTGATTCACTCCAACCAGAGTTAAAAGCCTGTGCAGTCCAACTAATACCAATTTCGGTAGAAATTCCCGCCCAAAATTATCAACTCCAGTCCTCACAATGGTAA
- a CDS encoding phosphate-starvation-inducible PsiE family protein — MKRLIRQLFGWTKDENFMHAIENVEVIVSKVLSIFMVLVILVAIVDLGTFIVKEVFTVPYGKINTTLFKVFGLFLNILIALEILENITAYLKKHVFQVELVIVTSLIAVARKIIILDLEKVKGLDIIGLGVAILALSISYLIIRSSNSR; from the coding sequence ATGAAAAGGTTAATTAGGCAACTTTTTGGTTGGACAAAAGACGAAAACTTCATGCACGCCATTGAAAATGTAGAGGTGATAGTCTCTAAAGTTCTTTCTATTTTCATGGTGCTTGTAATTTTAGTGGCGATCGTTGATTTAGGAACTTTTATCGTTAAAGAAGTTTTTACTGTCCCATACGGAAAAATCAACACTACTTTATTTAAGGTTTTTGGTTTATTTTTAAATATTTTAATCGCTTTAGAAATTTTAGAAAATATTACTGCTTACCTGAAAAAACACGTTTTTCAGGTTGAATTAGTAATTGTTACTTCTTTAATAGCTGTTGCCAGAAAAATTATTATACTTGACTTAGAAAAAGTAAAAGGTCTTGATATTATTGGTTTGGGTGTAGCTATTTTAGCTCTTTCAATTAGTTATTTAATAATTCGTTCTAGTAACTCTAGGTAA
- a CDS encoding ferritin-like domain-containing protein: MVQLSERPGTTRITNLQEKLIYEVGAMYDAENRFWEAQQTMLQCCQNSQLRSLLETHIRETEQQIRNLEQVFQTLGKQPLRVTCDAAAGLVSDGQKLMLLASENPQILSLGLAGSQAKVEQLEIACYRGLIRAAEQMGQHEVVNLLRQNLQQEEQTAQKIEQHLPQLIQEAQSAGSSKAAKSR; the protein is encoded by the coding sequence ATGGTTCAACTAAGCGAACGTCCAGGGACTACCAGAATCACCAACTTACAAGAAAAATTAATCTACGAAGTTGGTGCTATGTATGATGCTGAAAATCGTTTCTGGGAAGCCCAGCAGACAATGTTGCAGTGTTGTCAAAATAGTCAACTTAGGTCTTTGCTTGAAACTCACATCCGCGAAACAGAACAGCAAATTCGGAATTTAGAACAAGTATTCCAAACTTTGGGAAAACAACCATTGCGGGTTACTTGTGATGCTGCGGCTGGACTGGTAAGTGATGGTCAAAAACTAATGCTGTTAGCTTCCGAAAATCCCCAAATTCTCAGCCTGGGATTAGCGGGTAGTCAAGCTAAAGTGGAACAGTTAGAAATTGCCTGCTATCGTGGTTTGATTCGAGCGGCAGAGCAGATGGGACAGCATGAAGTAGTAAATTTACTAAGGCAAAACTTGCAGCAGGAAGAGCAAACCGCCCAAAAAATTGAACAACATCTGCCGCAGTTAATTCAAGAAGCACAGTCAGCCGGTAGTTCCAAGGCTGCTAAATCTCGCTAG
- a CDS encoding nitrate ABC transporter ATP-binding protein (This model describes the ATP binding subunits of ATP-binding cassette (ABC) transporters for nitrate transport, or for bicarbonate transport, in bacteria and archaea.), giving the protein MTTFVEVDHVDRIFELPNGGKYIALKNIELKIKQGEFVSLIGHSGCGKSTLLNIIAGLDRASIGGVTLEGREIKEPSPDRMVVFQNYSLLPWLTVRDNIALAVDEVYQGKSKGERRGIIEEHIDMVGLRLAANKRPSELSGGMKQRVAIARALATRPKLLLLDEPFGALDALTRGSLQEQLMKICNEHRITCVMVTHDVDEALLLSDRVVMLTNGPEAHIGQILEVPIPRPRQRLEVVKHPSYYNLRNEIIYFLNQQKQAKKRKLQQTSTTPATSKAVLEIGFMPLTDAAPLIVAQEKGFFAKYGLNHVTLNRANDWQEISQGVISGRLDAAQMVAGMPLALTLGAGDQKPIPVVNALNISRNANAITFSKRLYHQGVRTLADLRAAINTSPDQILTLGVVHPASMQNLILRYWLAAGGIDPDRDVSLTVIPPNQMVAQLQAGNIDGYCAGEPWNYQAVRQDLGFVAATALEIWSGQPKQVLGVREEWAQQYPETYLNLVKALLEACKYCDDIRNREEILELLCRPEYLDTNPAYIRPGFTDPYDRGDGTQPQELTAYNQFYLNQTNYPNRTEILWMVTQMARWGLTPFPKNWVEVIERVCRTDIFGAAARDLGLLDIGEDDPIHLFDGKTFNPSDPLEYLKGLEIKRQIRIEEVFI; this is encoded by the coding sequence ATGACTACTTTTGTTGAAGTTGACCACGTTGATCGGATTTTTGAACTGCCTAATGGTGGTAAATATATTGCCCTGAAAAATATTGAATTAAAAATTAAACAAGGCGAGTTTGTTTCTTTAATTGGACACTCTGGTTGTGGTAAGTCTACTTTACTAAATATCATTGCTGGGTTGGATAGGGCGAGTATTGGCGGTGTGACTTTGGAAGGGCGGGAAATTAAAGAACCTAGCCCCGATCGCATGGTGGTTTTTCAAAATTATTCTTTGCTTCCTTGGTTAACTGTACGGGACAATATCGCCTTGGCTGTGGATGAGGTTTATCAAGGTAAATCTAAGGGTGAACGCCGGGGAATTATTGAAGAACATATCGATATGGTGGGACTGCGCCTAGCAGCGAATAAACGTCCTAGTGAGTTATCTGGGGGGATGAAACAACGGGTAGCGATCGCCCGTGCTTTGGCTACTCGTCCCAAGTTGTTGCTGTTAGATGAACCCTTTGGTGCGTTAGATGCTTTGACTAGGGGAAGTTTGCAGGAACAACTGATGAAAATCTGCAATGAACATCGCATTACTTGCGTGATGGTGACGCATGATGTGGATGAAGCATTGTTGTTAAGCGATCGCGTCGTCATGCTAACCAACGGCCCAGAAGCCCACATCGGTCAAATTCTAGAAGTTCCTATCCCCCGTCCCCGTCAGCGTTTAGAAGTTGTTAAACATCCAAGTTACTATAATCTCCGCAATGAAATAATTTATTTCCTCAACCAACAAAAGCAGGCGAAGAAACGCAAGCTTCAGCAAACCTCAACAACACCTGCAACCTCAAAAGCCGTCCTCGAAATTGGCTTTATGCCTCTGACTGATGCAGCACCTCTAATTGTCGCCCAAGAGAAAGGCTTCTTTGCCAAGTATGGCTTAAATCATGTCACCCTCAACCGCGCCAACGACTGGCAAGAAATATCGCAAGGTGTGATTTCTGGCAGATTAGATGCAGCCCAAATGGTGGCGGGAATGCCCTTAGCCCTAACTTTAGGCGCAGGCGATCAAAAACCTATTCCTGTAGTCAACGCCTTAAACATTTCTCGCAACGCTAACGCCATCACTTTTAGTAAAAGACTATATCATCAAGGCGTAAGAACCTTGGCTGACTTAAGAGCCGCAATTAACACTTCCCCTGACCAAATCCTCACATTGGGAGTAGTTCACCCCGCCTCTATGCAGAACTTAATTTTGCGTTACTGGTTAGCGGCTGGTGGCATAGACCCCGATAGAGATGTGAGTTTAACAGTCATTCCTCCAAACCAAATGGTAGCCCAACTCCAAGCCGGAAACATCGATGGTTATTGTGCGGGAGAACCTTGGAACTACCAAGCAGTGCGTCAAGACTTAGGCTTTGTTGCCGCCACCGCTTTAGAAATTTGGTCAGGACAACCGAAACAAGTCTTGGGAGTGCGGGAAGAATGGGCGCAACAGTATCCAGAAACCTACCTAAACCTCGTCAAAGCATTACTAGAAGCGTGTAAATACTGTGACGACATACGCAACCGTGAAGAAATCCTCGAATTACTTTGCCGTCCCGAATATTTAGATACAAATCCCGCCTATATCCGCCCTGGTTTCACCGACCCCTACGATCGCGGAGACGGTACACAACCCCAAGAACTCACAGCCTATAACCAGTTTTACCTCAATCAAACCAACTACCCCAACCGCACCGAAATTTTGTGGATGGTCACACAAATGGCACGCTGGGGTTTAACACCATTCCCCAAAAACTGGGTAGAAGTCATTGAAAGAGTTTGCCGCACAGACATATTCGGCGCAGCCGCCCGTGACCTCGGACTACTCGACATTGGCGAAGACGACCCCATTCACCTATTCGACGGCAAAACCTTCAACCCCTCAGACCCCCTAGAATACCTCAAAGGCTTAGAAATCAAACGCCAAATCCGTATAGAAGAAGTCTTTATTTAG
- a CDS encoding DJ-1/PfpI family protein, translated as MTGKKILFLVGDYVEDYEVMVPFQALQMVGHTVHAVCPDKQAGDKIRTAVHDFEGDQTYSEKPGHNFTLNATFAEVKPEDYDALVVPGGRAPEYIRLNQKVLDITRHFAQANKPIAAICHGLQLLAAADVLRGKSCTAYPACGPDVRSAGGNYVQIPVDEAIVDGNLVTAPAWPAHPRWLAEFLKVLGTRIEHQEVVRV; from the coding sequence ATGACTGGGAAGAAAATCTTGTTTCTTGTTGGGGACTATGTAGAAGATTACGAGGTAATGGTTCCTTTTCAAGCTTTGCAAATGGTAGGACATACAGTCCATGCAGTTTGTCCAGATAAGCAGGCTGGTGACAAAATTCGCACAGCAGTTCACGATTTTGAGGGAGACCAGACTTATAGTGAAAAACCCGGTCATAACTTTACCCTAAACGCTACATTTGCAGAAGTTAAACCGGAAGATTACGATGCTTTAGTTGTCCCTGGTGGACGCGCACCCGAATATATCCGCCTCAATCAAAAGGTATTAGACATTACTCGCCATTTTGCCCAAGCTAATAAGCCGATTGCTGCTATTTGTCACGGTTTACAACTTTTGGCGGCGGCGGACGTATTACGTGGCAAGAGTTGTACTGCTTATCCTGCTTGTGGCCCAGATGTGCGGAGTGCGGGTGGAAATTATGTACAAATTCCTGTAGATGAAGCTATTGTTGATGGTAATTTAGTCACCGCACCAGCTTGGCCTGCTCATCCTCGTTGGTTAGCAGAATTTTTGAAAGTATTAGGAACAAGGATAGAGCATCAAGAAGTAGTTAGGGTCTAA
- a CDS encoding nitrate reductase associated protein has protein sequence MTVFFKFEADFVDSLRCIPMQVRYKLDTCGIKLKLSDWNHMTQVERGALVKLPCSTVTEIQAYQEYLQQLIIKNTGTPPTNLPIEPEPAWLNSSTVPDSIQDKAQEIGLTITLSQWANLTTLQRFALIKLSRSGHENHNFPKAIAEFNLVNSH, from the coding sequence ATGACTGTTTTTTTTAAATTTGAAGCCGACTTTGTTGATTCTCTACGCTGCATACCTATGCAGGTACGTTATAAACTAGATACCTGTGGTATTAAGTTAAAATTATCTGATTGGAATCATATGACTCAAGTTGAACGAGGGGCTTTAGTCAAATTACCTTGCTCTACAGTAACAGAAATTCAAGCTTACCAGGAATATCTCCAGCAATTAATTATCAAAAATACTGGCACACCACCTACAAATTTACCCATCGAACCTGAGCCAGCTTGGTTAAACTCTAGCACTGTACCAGATAGTATTCAGGATAAAGCTCAAGAAATAGGTCTAACTATTACTTTGTCGCAGTGGGCAAACTTAACAACCCTACAACGTTTTGCCTTGATTAAACTCAGCCGTTCTGGACACGAAAACCATAATTTTCCCAAAGCGATCGCAGAATTTAATTTAGTCAATAGTCATTAG
- a CDS encoding nitrate ABC transporter ATP-binding protein (This model describes the ATP binding subunits of ATP-binding cassette (ABC) transporters for nitrate transport, or for bicarbonate transport, in bacteria and archaea.): protein MQIINKNNQTKPQTQKDNFLVVEGVSKIYPTPEGPYTVLDGIDLNVREGEFVCLIGHSGCGKSTLLNMISGFNTPSEGVVLLQDQPITEPGPDRMMVFQNYCLLPWLTVFENVYLAVDAVFPNKPQAEKRAIVREHLAMVGLTEAADKKPSQISGGMKQRVAIARALSIRPQVLILDEPFGALDAITKEELQEELLQIWSDHQVTVLMITHDIDEALFLADRVVMMTNGPAAQIGEILDIPFARPRNRRRIMEDPAYYNLRNYALDFLYNRFAHNE from the coding sequence ATGCAAATAATCAACAAAAATAACCAAACCAAACCACAAACCCAAAAAGACAACTTCCTAGTAGTCGAAGGCGTAAGCAAAATCTACCCCACCCCCGAAGGCCCCTACACCGTCCTCGATGGAATAGACCTCAACGTTCGTGAAGGCGAATTTGTTTGCTTAATCGGTCACTCAGGCTGCGGTAAATCAACTCTACTCAACATGATTTCCGGGTTTAATACCCCCAGTGAGGGCGTAGTCCTCCTCCAAGACCAACCCATCACCGAACCAGGCCCAGACCGGATGATGGTATTCCAAAACTACTGCTTACTCCCTTGGCTAACTGTCTTCGAGAACGTTTACCTAGCCGTAGATGCAGTATTCCCCAACAAACCCCAAGCCGAAAAACGCGCCATTGTTAGAGAACATTTAGCAATGGTGGGCTTAACAGAAGCCGCAGACAAAAAACCCAGCCAAATCTCTGGCGGGATGAAACAACGAGTTGCGATCGCCCGTGCTTTATCCATCCGCCCACAAGTCTTAATCCTTGATGAACCCTTCGGCGCATTAGACGCAATTACTAAAGAAGAATTACAAGAAGAACTTCTACAAATCTGGAGTGACCACCAAGTCACCGTATTGATGATTACCCACGACATCGATGAGGCGCTTTTCCTCGCCGACAGAGTTGTGATGATGACCAACGGCCCAGCCGCCCAAATCGGCGAAATCCTCGATATTCCCTTCGCCCGTCCTCGCAACCGCCGCCGCATCATGGAAGACCCCGCATACTACAACCTACGAAACTACGCCTTAGATTTCTTGTATAACCGCTTTGCACATAATGAGTAG